In Deinococcus cellulosilyticus NBRC 106333 = KACC 11606, the genomic stretch GGACCTCCACAACCAGTCGTGACAAAAAGCACGCTAAGACCCATCTGAGAATCCAAAAAACAATGTGCAGCAAAAACAAATGACCCTTTTCTTACCGAATTTCCCAGCAAGGAATTGGACCCTTTGAACGACCTGCCCGGATTGGCCTCCTCTGAACTGACCACATCAAGAACAGAAACTCCCAAGTTGCGAAACGAAATCTCGGTTGGAACGGCAAATTTAGTCTTGCCGCTTAGGACTTTCCCTTTGGCCATCTTCACGTGGTTTATCCTGAAGCATGCTCCCCTTCCACGATGAGCACAACTACATTTCCATTTACGACCTGCTGAAAAGCCTCGGGATCACTCACCCTGGCAAAATCTGGCGGAAACTCCACCATGACCCTAAGCTTCAACTTCCAGACCACACCCTCAAGCAATTCACCATGCGCGATGGCCGCAAAGGACGCCTCAGACCTGCCATCCACATTCAGCATCAGCAACAGTTGCTTGATGCCCTCCAGCAAGCAGGGCTCATCCCTGACCCTCTGCACGATATTCTTCCCATGGAACGCACCATTCTCAGACTTCTGGAACGTTCCTTCGCGGACCTGAAGCCCCATTATGGCTGGTGGATCGATCACCACAAATTTGACCTGTACTTTGAAACGCCGAACCTGGTGGTGCAGTGCCACAGTATTCATCGCAAGTCAGCCCAGGTGGGCCATACAGCGCAGGAATTTCAGGACCTGTTGATCCAATGCAAGCTTAAGGGGGTCTGGATTGACCCTTACGCCGATGATTTTGAGCCCGGAGACTGTGTTTACCAGGTGCGTCAATGCCTGGAAGGTCATCCAGCAAGCTAACGAAGCCTGTTCACCATTCCTCGAAGACTTCCAGGGCTTCTGGGTCTTTCAACGGACGCATGCCGCCGTATTTGACGTCTTCTGGCAGTTCAAAGTGGTAGCGGCCCAGCACATTGATGTGCTGAAAACGCAAAGGGGAAATCCTTTTGACGTCTTCCAGGTCAGGCTTTTCATCCACCACATCCAACCAGTCCAGAATGGCCGACATGTAGCGGGTATTCCACAGCACGATGATGTTGAGCACCAGACCCAGGGCACCCATCTGATCTTCCATCCCCTCCTTATATTTTTGCTTGATTTCCCCTTTGTTGCCGTGGCACACCCAGCGGGCCACCCGGTGCCGCCCTTCGCCCCGATTGAGTTGCAGCAGGATTCTGCGGCGATAATCCTCGTCTGCAACATAATTTAACAGGTAGAGCGTTTTGATAATGCGGCCCAACTCAGAGACAGCCTTGCCCAATGCAGTCGGGGTGTTGTTCCCACGGGTCAGCACTTTCATGACATCCACAGCCCGGACTGAATTTAACTTTAAAGACCCTGCCAGACGCAGCAAATCGTCCCAGTTCTCTGCAATGACATGCATTTTGACCTTGCTGCGGGCTACGTCTTGCAAAGCCCCGTAGTCCACTTCGGTGCCCATCCGCCAAAACCGACTGCCTCCCACATCCGCAAGTCGCGGGGAGAACTGGTAGCCCATCAGGTGAAACAGCCCAAAAATCATGTCCGTGTAGCCATGCGTATCCGTCATGATTTCCTTCGGCTGCAAACTGGTTTGCTGCTCCAGAAGACCACCCAGCAAGAACAAAGAGTCCCTGAGCGTTCCAGGAACCACCATGCCATGAAAGCCAGAATACTGGTTGCTGGTGAAGTTGTACCAGGTAAATCCAGGCTTGCGACCAAAATACTTGCGGTTGAAACGGGCATGGATGGTCTTCATGGGCACCACAAAGCGGATTCCATCCGCAGATGCCACTTCCCCTTCGCCCCACACCTGGGCAAGAGGCAAAGTCGAATGAAAATTCACCAGTCTGGCATTGGCTTTGGTGAGGGTTTCTGCCCTCACATAGTGCTGCTGGACCCAAGAAAGACGCCCAATCGACAGGGCTGGATCACCCGGTTTTGCTACGGCCTTCAGACCAATGTTGCATGCCTGTGCGACCAGAACGGCACAAACCGACTTTGCTAGATCCGGCAGGCGTTCTTTGCCGTCACTGACATGGGTGAAATCGGTGCAGAACTCTGTGTGGCTCTGGATTTCCAGCAGCATTTCAGACAGGTCCACCTCGGGCAATCTGCGTTCTACTTGGGTGGTCAGCCCTTTCAAGCTCTCTGGGACTTCCAGGGCTTCCAGTGGAGTGATGATCGGGGTGGGGATACCCTCTCGTTCCTCAATGCGTAAGGTGGCGTTGCCTTCAAGCTGACGGTTGACCGAAAGAAACGCCTGATCTAACTCCTCCTGCAAGGCTTGCAATTCCTCGTGTGGATCGGTGGGCAGTTCCATCGTGCGACACAGGTCCTCTTTGATGGCTGCCCAGTGGTCCAGGTCCAGCAACTGTGCTCTGGGGTCACCGTAACGGGGGCTGCCGGGCACAAAGATTTCACGCTTCTTCAAAGCGATCTGCAACTCGTGGGCCAGACACACGGCGTATTGGTGCGGATCGATGTCCTTGTTTCTGGGCATCACCAGAGACTTCCACTCCAGGGGCACGAAGTCTCTGGGGGCCGTTTTCCAGTTCTGGCTCTTCCGGCGGTACTTCTTGCCGTAAAAGCGCAGGGCAGCCAGAATGGGTTTTGCCGCATCAATGGCATCAAATTTAACCGTCTGGATCAGCGGTTTCAAGAAGCGCTCGACCTGAGCAGTCACATAACTCCAGGCTTCAATCTCCTCACTGGCCACTGGGCTGGTCAACTCCCTGACTTGCTCCCTGGCAGCTTTGATCTGGCTTTCCTGAAGGTACTTGTAAATGACGCTTCTCAGCTCAATATCCAGAATATTGTCGTCCAGCACGAAGTCCACCACTTCAGCTAGCACTTGCGAAGACTGGTCGAGGTCCTTGAGGGTGCGAAACCTTTCCTTACGTCTTTTGTTTTTCCCTTTGATTTGTAGGGTCCCCATGACCGCATCAAAGACGTCCAGCGCGTCATCCACGGAGGTTTTCTCCAGGTGCTGCATCACCGCCAGCAGGGTGGCATAACGTCTGGGCTCGCTTAATTTGGCAATGCCACCCACCCAGTTCTGCAGGGCATGCCGGGCCATCCTCTCCAGTTTAAGGGACGGAATATCACTGGTGTCCACCTTTGACATTTTGTAGTCCTGGATGGTCGTCACTCTTTCCAGGGCAGCCACGAGAGCACTTGGGGTGTCGGTGACAATCGGGGTTCTCAGCAACTCTAGCGGTGTTTTGCGCTGTCTGCCTGGGATGACCAGCAAGTCCGCCAGTTGACCTTTTTGTTCTGACGTGAGCCTTCGGGCGAGGGTATGAAACAGCAAGGTGCTGTGGTGCTCACGGAATTTAACGATCATGCGGGCCAGCACGGTGGCACCTGGTAAGGCCACCTGACGTTTTCTCAACACCTCAATGGCCTGATCAAAAAGCACGATGGGGCGCTCATCTTTAATGCTGAGGGTGGCGTAAAGCCAGCGGGCGAGGTGGATGACTTCTTTGCCTTGGAAACCGTGGTAACCCAGGTGTTCTTCGATCAGGGGGTAGTGTTCTCGGTGGGTTTGTGGTCGTCTGGCGTAGTCTTGTAGGACCTGACG encodes the following:
- a CDS encoding Tn3 family transposase, translated to MSFEFLRQEHLQKYGQYHQEPTPEQLKSFFKLDGKDRDFLQKRRRPANKLGVALQLCTLRYLGTFLTDPMTAPEVVLKVLGRQLGIKNPRQVLQDYARRPQTHREHYPLIEEHLGYHGFQGKEVIHLARWLYATLSIKDERPIVLFDQAIEVLRKRQVALPGATVLARMIVKFREHHSTLLFHTLARRLTSEQKGQLADLLVIPGRQRKTPLELLRTPIVTDTPSALVAALERVTTIQDYKMSKVDTSDIPSLKLERMARHALQNWVGGIAKLSEPRRYATLLAVMQHLEKTSVDDALDVFDAVMGTLQIKGKNKRRKERFRTLKDLDQSSQVLAEVVDFVLDDNILDIELRSVIYKYLQESQIKAAREQVRELTSPVASEEIEAWSYVTAQVERFLKPLIQTVKFDAIDAAKPILAALRFYGKKYRRKSQNWKTAPRDFVPLEWKSLVMPRNKDIDPHQYAVCLAHELQIALKKREIFVPGSPRYGDPRAQLLDLDHWAAIKEDLCRTMELPTDPHEELQALQEELDQAFLSVNRQLEGNATLRIEEREGIPTPIITPLEALEVPESLKGLTTQVERRLPEVDLSEMLLEIQSHTEFCTDFTHVSDGKERLPDLAKSVCAVLVAQACNIGLKAVAKPGDPALSIGRLSWVQQHYVRAETLTKANARLVNFHSTLPLAQVWGEGEVASADGIRFVVPMKTIHARFNRKYFGRKPGFTWYNFTSNQYSGFHGMVVPGTLRDSLFLLGGLLEQQTSLQPKEIMTDTHGYTDMIFGLFHLMGYQFSPRLADVGGSRFWRMGTEVDYGALQDVARSKVKMHVIAENWDDLLRLAGSLKLNSVRAVDVMKVLTRGNNTPTALGKAVSELGRIIKTLYLLNYVADEDYRRRILLQLNRGEGRHRVARWVCHGNKGEIKQKYKEGMEDQMGALGLVLNIIVLWNTRYMSAILDWLDVVDEKPDLEDVKRISPLRFQHINVLGRYHFELPEDVKYGGMRPLKDPEALEVFEEW